In one Silene latifolia isolate original U9 population chromosome 10, ASM4854445v1, whole genome shotgun sequence genomic region, the following are encoded:
- the LOC141608651 gene encoding putative F-box protein At1g32420 gives MISMNNKKPKQVSQERNIPIDLLETEILPKLPVKSLLRFKVVSKQWLSIISNPQFRKLHLHRSISSQCGTFLVESSNDSLYFLNHANHGTKSQDPVIHRDLNPYHGPRSRRTNVVDSSNGLICLVINTETLCFLNPATRVCREVICPKKRFEFYVNCLLAFGYSTPRDEYKLLYLNGENSLAVSKAHVYTLRTNDDLRNWRELSVDDALRPYWFNFRSVGNIINEKAHWLVRKKRTYGSGYCFLAFDLTSETFNEVSLPQLSGENQDIISTMFRDGPRGYFFIGGIEQKLCLFYQEWKNNLEVWMMMRYGVSESWSRIYTFDIGPNSVIGVGMCCNSCKITREEGKLFFVVSDAKFLLVKDLNVRQSPCLEVFDIGCVVKSIRRHVNSFVSPFLC, from the coding sequence ATGATTTCGATGAACAACAAGAAGCCCAAGCAAGTCAGCCAAGAGCGTAATATACCCATCGATTTGCTAGAGACCGAAATTCTTCCAAAATTACCAGTCAAATCATTGCTACGATTCAAGGTTGTCTCCAAACAATGGCTTTCCATAATTTCGAACCCCCAATTTAGAAAACTGCACCTCCATCGATCGATCTCCAGCCAATGTGGTACCTTTCTCGTAGAAAGCTCTAACGATTCGCTCTACTTTCTTAACCACGCTAATCATGGTACTAAGTCCCAAGACCCGGTCATTCATCGAGACCTAAACCCTTACCATGGCCCTAGAAGTCGAAGGACAAATGTCGTCGATTCAAGTAATGGCTTAATATGCCTTGTTATTAATACGGAAACGTTATGTTTTTTAAACCCGGCCACTCGAGTATGTCGAGAAGTGATATGTCCTAAAAAGCGTTTTGAATTCTATGTTAATTGCTTATTGGCGTTTGGATACTCGACACCGAGAGACGAGTACAAACTTCTATATTTAAATGGAGAAAACAGTCTTGCTGTATCCAAGGCACATGTCTACACATTGAGGACGAACGATGATCTTCGTAATTGGAGAGAGTTGAGTGTTGATGATGCCCTTCGTCCATATTGGTTTAATTTTCGAAGTGTAGGAAACATTATTAACGAAAAGGCGCATTGGCTTGTACGTAAAAAAAGAACATACGGATCTGGTTATTGTTTTCTCGCTTTTGATTTAACAAGTGAAACATTCAATGAGGTATCGCTTCCTCAATTATCCGGAGAAAACCAAGACATTATATCGACCATGTTCAGAGACGGTCCCCGTGGTTACTTCTTTATTGGTGGTATTGAGCAAAAGTTGTGTTTATTCTATCAAgaatggaaaaataatttagaggTATGGATGATGATGAGATATGGGGTTAGCGAATCTTGGAGTAGAATCTACACTTTCGATATTGGTCCTAACTCAGTTATTGGGGTTGGGATGTGCTGTAACTCGTGCAAGATTACGAGGGAAGAAGGGAAATTGTTCTTCGTAGTTTCAGACGCTAAATTTTTGCTCGTAAAGGATTTGAACGTGAGACAATCGCCGTGTCTTGAAGTGTTTGATATTGGTTGCGTGGTTAAGTCGATTAGAAGGCATGTCAATAGCTTTGTTTCACCTTTTCTTTGTTAA